The genomic segment GGTCATTGGCGTAAGCCCAAGACCTGACCGTTGATGACCAAATATCCGTCGTCATGGGCCTTTTGCTTAGGGCTATGGTGCAGCCAGTGTAAAACCGCTTTTAGTGGAGAATAAGGGTCCACGATAAAATCCCCGCAGGCAATGATTTCGGCGCCGGGACCGTAGTCGGGTAAGGAGCCAAAGCTTGTGTTGTAAATCACCTCGATGCGGTCGTCCGAAGTTTCGGCGTCGCCGTCCAAGTCGACTTCAAAATGCACGTGCCGTTGCCGATCTTCAATGACTTTGATCAATGTGCCTTTAATGAAACCGCGAGTTTTAAACTTCGGCTCCATTTGATCCCGATAATTCAGCAGCATATCCTGATTGAATTCTAAAGTTCTCTTTTTATCTTTGCAGGCGGGGTATCCCGCCGCCAAGCTCAATGAAGCGCTTAGTAAAATTCCAAAAATCAAAACAGCACGCATCTTAAAACCAATCATTTGGTGGGACGGATAAGATCCAACGTTTTAAGTAATCGACTTCGGGCTCTGTTAAAGCGGGAAGGCCAGATCGGACCGGTGGCATAAAGCGCTTATTAAGCCCGGGCACCACGACTTGGTATAGAACCGCTTTTTCAATAGTGGCATCAAGCAGTCCTTGTCCTTGAATTTCGCTCTCGGAGGTGAGATTCGTGCGAACCTTACCTTCTTCTTTGTCTTTGGCCTGAGGGGTATGGCAACGAAGACATTTCGGTTCTAAAATATATTTTTGCAAGTTTGCAAAATTCACTTCTAGATTTGCAAAGTCCACGGGCTCAGGTTTTGGAGTCGCTGTGGGCTTTGGTTCTGGCTGGGGTTGTGGGGCTGGCTCGGTTGTTTGATTGGCGCACGCAGTGAGCTCTTTGATTTTCGGCGAAGCACGTCCCACTTTTTGATCATCAAGCCAAGTGACTAAAATTTGTTTTTCACAGTCCGTCAAAGCCCGATACCCCTTTGAGGGCGGCGGCATCAGGCCGCTGCCGGAGGTGTTAATACGCGCTAAAATGTCGACTTGGTTGGCGATGACTTGATCCGCCGTTTTCGTGAATTCATGACACTGGGTGCAGGTTGATAAAGAGCTCTTTTTTACGATATCAAAAGTGATCAATTCATCGTTAGAAAAAGGTTTGATTTCGGGTAAGCCTGTGCCGGTCTTAAAAAGGCCCAGTTGCTCCATCGGGAAGCTGCAACCTAGAATTGTTAAAGTGGTCATCGAAATTAAAACAAGCTTTTTCATAAGGTGCTGTTTTATCAGAATTTCCCTGGCAGAATGTGGATTTTCCCAAAAATGTCTCTGGGCTTTGAAGTCTTTACTGAAGTGTTCGAAAGCTGACATGCCAAAGTGGCCAAATTTTGGACACTCCTTTGGAATTTTTATCGAGGCTCACAATCTTTGGGTTCGTGGCTAAAAATGTGCGATATGTTGCCGGCGATTAAGAAGGAAATGTCTATGAAAAATATTATTTTCACTCTGGCTCTTTTAACTTCATGGGGAGCTCAGGCTTTTGAGAATGAAGTCGTTTTAAAAACGATCCAGTGCAAAGGGGCGACTCTTGAAATGATCGTGACCGTGGTTAAGGATACTTATCCGGGGTCTGTGCCGACCGTGGGATGGATTGTTGAAGACACCGTGACGGGTAAAAGAGCGCAATACATGGGCTATCTTTTCAGCGAAAACGGATTAAAAGAATTCCGTTCGACGGATATCGATAGCAGCGTGGAAGTTTCTGGTTCTTTATCGGTTCTTAAGTGGGCAGATAAAGAAGAAGCGCTTTTCTGTAAATAATCGCTGCGATTGTTATTTTGATTTTTTCAGAGGCTGATCTGGTTTTTTATTTTTCAGAGGCTGAAAAATGCCACTGGAATCAGACGCCGGACGGCGCGGGGGAGTTAAGGCAGAGTTCACGCAACTCTGCCGATCGTCATCACCTTCGCTGTCTACGCATTTTTTAAGTGCCTGCAGGTTGATAGTTTTATCTTTCACTGATTCCCAACATTTCCAAAAAGCTTTGTCTTCTTTTTGCATATTGCAAACAGAACCCGCATACCAATCGATATTTTCACTCGCGGCGCGAGATTGGCAAAGTTCAATTTCAGTTTGATCAAGAAA from the Bdellovibrio bacteriovorus genome contains:
- a CDS encoding DUF3465 domain-containing protein; this encodes MIGFKMRAVLIFGILLSASLSLAAGYPACKDKKRTLEFNQDMLLNYRDQMEPKFKTRGFIKGTLIKVIEDRQRHVHFEVDLDGDAETSDDRIEVIYNTSFGSLPDYGPGAEIIACGDFIVDPYSPLKAVLHWLHHSPKQKAHDDGYLVINGQVLGLRQ